The Amycolatopsis mongoliensis genome includes a window with the following:
- the ruvC gene encoding crossover junction endodeoxyribonuclease RuvC has product MRVLGVDPGLTRCGLGVVDGGKGRAVRCVAVDVVRTPADADLAHRLLGISDEVERWMDRYKPAAVAVERVFAQHNVRTAMGTAQAGGVVALAAARRGLPVVFHTPSEVKAAVSGSGRADKAQVTAMVMRLLNLEVAPHPADAADALALAICHLWREPMRARLAEAEARAAEMARTHKARLAAAAKQASKTTAAKPATMTKTKKPGAAR; this is encoded by the coding sequence GTGCGGGTGCTCGGGGTCGACCCCGGTCTGACCAGGTGCGGCCTGGGGGTGGTCGACGGTGGCAAGGGCCGGGCCGTCCGCTGCGTCGCCGTCGACGTCGTGCGGACGCCGGCCGACGCCGACCTGGCGCACCGGCTGCTCGGCATCTCCGACGAGGTCGAGCGGTGGATGGACAGGTACAAGCCGGCGGCCGTGGCGGTCGAGCGCGTCTTCGCCCAGCACAACGTCCGGACCGCGATGGGCACCGCGCAGGCCGGCGGCGTGGTCGCCCTGGCCGCCGCGCGGCGGGGCCTGCCCGTCGTCTTCCACACGCCGAGCGAGGTGAAGGCCGCGGTCAGCGGGTCGGGCCGGGCGGACAAGGCGCAGGTCACCGCCATGGTGATGCGCCTGCTCAACCTCGAGGTCGCCCCGCACCCCGCCGACGCCGCCGACGCGCTGGCCCTGGCCATCTGCCACCTCTGGCGCGAGCCGATGCGCGCCCGGCTCGCCGAAGCCGAAGCGCGGGCGGCCGAGATGGCCCGCACGCACAAGGCCCGGCTGGCCGCGGCGGCCAAGCAAGCTTCGAAGACCACGGCCGCCAAGCCGGCCACGATGACCAAGACGAAGAAGCCTGGAGCAGCACGATGA
- a CDS encoding cupin domain-containing protein codes for MPQPSDFVTHLGLEPLPVEGGRWAQSWRSETGSAIYYLLVAPEFSAPHRLDRVEVYAHHAGAPAAMLLLHPDGSVERPVLGTDVAAGERPQVVVPAGTWQATVTRGEWSLLGTVVVPPYTDDCVEFASASELAERYPEAAADLRMF; via the coding sequence ATGCCGCAGCCCTCGGATTTCGTCACCCACCTGGGTCTTGAGCCCCTGCCGGTCGAAGGCGGGCGGTGGGCGCAGAGCTGGCGCTCGGAGACCGGGTCCGCGATCTACTACCTGCTCGTCGCGCCGGAGTTCTCCGCGCCGCACCGGCTGGACCGCGTCGAGGTCTACGCCCACCACGCCGGCGCGCCCGCCGCGATGCTGCTGCTGCACCCGGACGGCTCGGTCGAGCGGCCCGTGCTCGGCACCGACGTCGCCGCCGGGGAGCGCCCGCAGGTCGTCGTGCCCGCCGGGACGTGGCAGGCCACGGTCACGCGCGGGGAGTGGAGCCTGCTCGGGACGGTCGTCGTGCCGCCCTACACCGACGACTGCGTGGAGTTCGCTTCGGCTTCGGAGCTGGCCGAGCGGTATCCGGAAGCGGCCGCCGACCTGCGGATGTTCTAG
- a CDS encoding DUF4262 domain-containing protein translates to MCAVTSTTPAASADITAELSADELRLIEWIETQAKERGNAVITVAGDDEGAGYCFTACAWALHSVPEAVVIGLPDQMGQVLLDAYVDRAANGEIFEVGKRYDDFFEGVPVVLERVNKGHYPEYFGTAFLIYPDGDFPALQLIVATPEGKFPWHPDAPDGFAQWQLVLTGSGDPESWTPGVDGP, encoded by the coding sequence ATGTGCGCCGTGACCTCGACGACCCCCGCCGCTTCCGCCGACATCACCGCCGAACTCTCCGCGGACGAACTGCGCTTGATCGAATGGATCGAGACGCAGGCGAAGGAACGCGGCAACGCGGTCATCACGGTCGCGGGCGACGACGAGGGTGCCGGCTACTGCTTCACCGCCTGCGCGTGGGCGCTGCACAGCGTGCCCGAGGCCGTCGTGATCGGACTGCCCGACCAGATGGGCCAGGTCCTGCTCGACGCCTACGTCGACCGCGCGGCCAACGGTGAGATCTTCGAGGTCGGCAAGCGCTACGACGACTTCTTCGAAGGCGTCCCGGTCGTCCTCGAGCGCGTCAACAAGGGGCACTACCCCGAGTACTTCGGCACAGCGTTCCTCATCTACCCGGACGGCGACTTCCCGGCGCTGCAGCTGATCGTCGCGACGCCGGAGGGCAAGTTCCCCTGGCACCCGGACGCGCCGGACGGTTTCGCCCAGTGGCAGCTGGTGCTCACCGGGAGCGGTGACCCGGAGAGCTGGACCCCCGGCGTCGACGGCCCCTAG